One genomic region from Deinococcus cellulosilyticus NBRC 106333 = KACC 11606 encodes:
- the mutL gene encoding DNA mismatch repair endonuclease MutL → MIQILPVDIQRLIAAGEVITRPLDVVRELIDNALDASATRIDIELSGGGLTAISVKDNGSGIPAEELAKAPLRHATSKIQNMQDVHAIRTLGFRGEALWSIAYAGYLQITTRPQHQLGGTELFAFQDRVRVAPTACPAGTRVTVMKLFEELPARLRIQMQPSSEYRDIIMLVGRYILHHPQVSFKLVLDGELKFQHVSSDLIHAVGTVFGPLSANRMMNVQTPMVQGVISRPELTRPRRDRMHLSVNGRPIQATNELENAIISGYGEFLPANQAPTCILNLTLPPETLDVNIHPTKTQVAFQNLSEVLEALKTAVRDSLLQHPLAQSAPLPKVVTEPLQDKNSLPDFRMIGVYRELYFLAESEGDLWVIDAHAAFERIWYEKLQVAFRKAEPLELPSPEMVQLGAEALGILLERAPMLMQWGFHLEPFGANLVRVRSIPQTLSKLPIQNAVQLVIDSAISGSDPERDVLARLACLPSLKAGQIRADHGQELINGLKSCQNPWVCPHGRPTTLRLPERDIAHAFGRRGVRDLPRGRDAEKAESQEPSDQHEAALSAKRAAP, encoded by the coding sequence ATGATTCAGATCCTTCCCGTAGACATCCAGCGCCTCATTGCCGCCGGAGAGGTCATCACCCGACCCCTCGATGTGGTGCGTGAACTCATTGACAATGCCCTGGATGCCTCCGCCACCCGCATTGACATTGAACTCTCTGGAGGGGGCCTCACCGCCATTTCGGTGAAGGACAACGGTTCAGGCATTCCTGCAGAGGAACTGGCAAAAGCACCCCTCAGGCACGCCACCAGCAAGATCCAGAACATGCAGGACGTGCATGCCATCCGCACGCTGGGTTTTCGTGGAGAGGCCCTGTGGAGCATTGCCTACGCTGGATACCTGCAGATCACCACCCGCCCGCAACACCAGCTGGGAGGGACAGAACTGTTTGCTTTTCAGGACCGGGTGAGGGTGGCTCCAACGGCCTGCCCGGCAGGTACCCGTGTCACCGTGATGAAACTCTTTGAAGAGCTTCCAGCCCGCCTGCGCATCCAGATGCAACCGTCCAGTGAATACCGGGACATCATCATGCTGGTTGGGCGGTACATTCTGCACCACCCGCAGGTCAGTTTCAAATTGGTGCTGGACGGGGAGCTGAAATTTCAGCATGTCAGCAGCGATCTCATCCATGCGGTTGGCACTGTGTTTGGCCCCCTCAGTGCCAACCGCATGATGAACGTTCAAACCCCCATGGTTCAGGGGGTGATTTCCAGACCGGAACTCACCCGCCCGAGGCGCGACCGCATGCACCTCTCTGTGAATGGTAGACCGATTCAGGCAACAAATGAACTGGAGAATGCCATTATCTCGGGCTACGGGGAATTCCTACCTGCGAACCAGGCCCCCACCTGCATCCTCAACCTGACCCTCCCTCCGGAAACGCTGGATGTGAACATCCACCCCACCAAAACCCAGGTGGCGTTCCAGAACCTTTCGGAAGTCCTGGAGGCCCTGAAAACAGCCGTCAGGGATTCGCTTCTGCAGCACCCTCTGGCCCAGTCTGCGCCTCTGCCAAAAGTGGTCACTGAGCCTCTGCAGGACAAAAACAGCCTTCCAGACTTCCGCATGATCGGGGTGTACCGGGAACTGTACTTCCTCGCAGAATCAGAAGGGGACCTGTGGGTGATTGATGCCCACGCCGCCTTCGAGCGCATCTGGTACGAGAAACTGCAGGTGGCCTTCCGCAAAGCCGAACCGCTGGAATTGCCAAGTCCTGAGATGGTGCAACTTGGTGCAGAAGCCCTGGGCATCCTGCTGGAAAGGGCCCCCATGTTGATGCAGTGGGGTTTTCATCTGGAGCCTTTTGGAGCGAATCTGGTGAGGGTCCGTTCCATTCCCCAGACCCTCAGCAAACTGCCGATCCAGAATGCAGTGCAATTGGTGATCGATTCTGCCATCTCTGGCAGTGATCCAGAGCGGGATGTGCTGGCAAGGCTGGCATGTCTGCCTTCCCTCAAAGCAGGCCAGATCCGTGCAGACCACGGTCAGGAACTCATCAACGGCCTGAAAAGCTGCCAGAACCCCTGGGTGTGTCCCCACGGCAGACCCACCACCCTGAGGCTTCCAGAGCGGGACATCGCCCATGCCTTTGGACGCAGAGGGGTGCGGGACCTGCCCAGAGGACGGGACGCGGAAAAAGCCGAGAGCCAGGAGCCGAGCGACCAGCACGAAGCGGCGCTCAGCGCGAAACGGGCCGCCCCGTGA
- a CDS encoding glycoside hydrolase family 18 protein, which yields MKRKLLTGMLALTVSLAQAQQAETPEIPAPEHIVVAYYPSWGVYGKNYFVQDIPADKITHINYAFANVNAEGKCVLGDPWADVQNGNLGVVGEGDKALKGNFAAIKQLKAKHPSLKVLISVGGWTFSKYFSVAARTPESRKAFVDSCVNMFIHGQYDGVDPQYGQGVFDGIDIDWEYPVVMGNAGNIVDPSDKQNYTLLMEDFREALNRASLQTGQEYQLTIAASASPTILREHMETANLANVLDFINLMTYDYHGSWDATTNHHSSLYASDREPSGDINSVDNTVQTVLDLGVDPRQIVVGIPFYGRSYKEVESGNNGLYQKTTGGGPGTLGEAGVLKYADVLKLEMNPNYRKFRDRQTRTTWLYSKKDGIFVAYDDPDTIKDKVKYIRKLGLGGAMFWELSQDDGSLLNVLDAGLNP from the coding sequence ATGAAAAGAAAGCTGCTCACTGGCATGCTTGCCCTCACGGTTTCTCTCGCCCAGGCCCAGCAGGCCGAAACCCCTGAAATTCCGGCACCCGAACACATCGTGGTGGCCTATTACCCTTCATGGGGGGTGTATGGCAAGAATTACTTTGTGCAGGACATCCCAGCAGACAAGATCACCCACATCAACTACGCCTTTGCCAATGTGAATGCAGAAGGCAAGTGCGTGCTGGGTGACCCCTGGGCCGATGTGCAGAACGGCAACCTTGGTGTGGTGGGCGAAGGAGACAAAGCCCTCAAGGGCAACTTTGCTGCAATCAAACAACTGAAAGCAAAACACCCCAGCCTCAAAGTGTTGATCTCGGTGGGTGGATGGACCTTCAGCAAATACTTCTCGGTCGCCGCCCGCACCCCGGAAAGCCGCAAAGCCTTCGTGGACTCCTGCGTGAACATGTTCATCCACGGGCAATACGACGGGGTGGACCCACAGTATGGGCAGGGTGTTTTTGATGGCATCGACATCGACTGGGAATATCCTGTGGTGATGGGCAACGCTGGAAACATCGTGGACCCCAGCGACAAACAGAACTACACCCTTCTGATGGAGGACTTCCGTGAAGCCCTCAACCGGGCCTCCCTGCAGACCGGACAGGAATACCAGCTCACCATTGCTGCAAGTGCCAGCCCCACCATTTTGCGTGAGCACATGGAAACCGCCAACCTCGCCAACGTGCTGGACTTCATCAACCTGATGACTTACGACTATCACGGGTCCTGGGACGCCACCACCAACCACCACAGCTCCCTGTATGCTTCGGACAGAGAGCCCTCTGGCGACATCAACAGTGTGGACAACACCGTTCAGACGGTGCTGGATCTGGGTGTGGACCCCAGACAGATCGTGGTGGGCATCCCCTTCTATGGCCGCAGCTACAAAGAAGTGGAATCTGGAAACAATGGTCTGTACCAGAAAACCACTGGAGGCGGGCCGGGCACCCTGGGTGAAGCAGGCGTCCTGAAATACGCCGATGTCCTCAAGCTGGAGATGAACCCCAACTACCGCAAGTTCCGCGACCGCCAGACCCGCACCACCTGGCTGTACAGCAAAAAAGACGGCATCTTCGTGGCCTACGACGACCCGGACACCATCAAAGACAAGGTGAAATACATCCGTAAACTGGGGCTTGGAGGCGCCATGTTCTGGGAACTCAGCCAGGACGATGGAAGCCTGCTCAACGTGCTGGACGCTGGCCTGAATCCTTAA
- a CDS encoding gamma-glutamylcyclotransferase family protein, with translation MMDLPAYVFVYGTLKPGYRNYPVALKAGPHDVVGRATLKGFTMFGLSPEFYPGITEGDGVIEGVVLKYHDMDTALPILDELEELHLDPPGYRRDVLTVHLEDGSLLDCIVYIYIRQSRLQQAGIYSIPTGVWQED, from the coding sequence ATGATGGACCTTCCTGCGTATGTTTTTGTCTACGGCACCCTGAAACCCGGTTACCGCAACTACCCTGTGGCCCTGAAAGCTGGACCTCATGATGTGGTGGGTCGGGCCACCTTGAAGGGGTTCACCATGTTCGGTCTGAGTCCCGAGTTTTACCCTGGCATCACCGAAGGAGATGGGGTGATTGAAGGCGTGGTTCTGAAGTACCACGACATGGACACCGCCCTTCCCATTCTGGATGAGCTCGAAGAGCTGCACCTGGACCCTCCGGGGTACCGCCGGGATGTGTTAACCGTTCATTTAGAAGACGGAAGCCTTCTGGACTGCATCGTATACATTTACATCAGACAGTCCAGGCTTCAGCAGGCAGGCATTTATTCCATCCCGACAGGAGTCTGGCAGGAGGACTGA
- a CDS encoding DUF72 domain-containing protein: MKLLIGTGGYTNDDWLGLIYPEGTKQGDYLGIYSRYFNAVEVNSSFYAIPGEKAFAGMLRKTDGKTMFTVKLNKVFTHERSYTEDDVQRMILSPKPIREAEMLGPFLAQFPYSFKRTPEHRKYLQHLVMAFEGHPLAVEFRHASWLKEEVLEAFKELGLIWVSADYPPMEGLPPYQVQASSKTVYIRLHGRNKETWWEGQSASDRHDYRYNEEEIQDIADQIAAIKDVDTVYLFFQNTTKGHALFNYQTLKDALKQHDLVVDIPKGSGLF, translated from the coding sequence TTGAAACTCTTGATTGGCACGGGCGGGTACACCAACGATGACTGGCTGGGCCTGATTTACCCTGAGGGCACCAAACAGGGGGATTACCTGGGCATTTACAGCCGTTACTTCAATGCTGTGGAGGTCAACAGCTCTTTTTACGCCATTCCAGGTGAAAAAGCCTTCGCTGGCATGCTGCGCAAGACCGACGGCAAGACCATGTTCACGGTGAAACTGAACAAGGTGTTCACCCATGAGCGCAGTTACACCGAAGATGACGTGCAGCGGATGATCCTCTCTCCCAAGCCCATCCGCGAAGCAGAAATGCTGGGGCCTTTTCTGGCCCAGTTTCCTTATTCCTTCAAGCGCACCCCCGAGCACCGCAAGTACCTGCAGCATCTGGTGATGGCTTTTGAAGGGCACCCTCTGGCCGTGGAATTCCGTCACGCCTCCTGGCTGAAAGAGGAGGTGCTGGAGGCCTTCAAGGAACTGGGCCTCATCTGGGTCAGTGCCGATTATCCCCCGATGGAGGGCCTGCCCCCATATCAGGTGCAGGCCAGCTCAAAAACCGTGTACATCCGTCTGCATGGCCGCAACAAGGAAACCTGGTGGGAAGGCCAGAGCGCCTCTGACCGCCATGATTACAGGTACAACGAAGAGGAAATCCAGGACATCGCAGACCAGATTGCGGCCATCAAAGATGTGGACACGGTTTACCTGTTTTTCCAGAACACCACCAAGGGGCACGCCCTGTTCAATTACCAGACCCTCAAAGACGCCCTGAAGCAGCATGATCTGGTGGTAGACATTCCCAAAGGGTCCGGGCTATTCTGA
- a CDS encoding AAA family ATPase: MLERFKHIHILGGSGSGTTTLGRHLSEDFGHFHLDTDDYFWEKTDPPFTTIRPVPERLVQLRHKFQSHEKWILSGSLVGWGDVLIPEFDLVIFVTLPGPVRMQRLKAREIQRYGEEALLPGGHAHEAHEKFMIWASQYDTADETMRSLRLHRQWLTRFTVPVVHLEGEMTYQEQLQEIEKQLSRR, from the coding sequence ATGCTGGAACGGTTCAAACACATTCACATTCTGGGCGGGTCCGGATCGGGCACCACCACCCTGGGACGCCACCTCTCAGAAGACTTCGGGCACTTCCATCTGGACACCGATGATTACTTCTGGGAAAAGACCGACCCGCCCTTCACCACCATCCGACCTGTTCCAGAACGGCTCGTGCAGCTCCGACACAAATTCCAGAGCCATGAGAAATGGATTCTTTCCGGTTCGCTGGTGGGCTGGGGCGATGTTTTGATCCCCGAGTTCGATCTGGTGATCTTCGTGACCCTCCCCGGACCTGTGCGGATGCAGCGCCTGAAAGCCCGCGAAATTCAGCGCTATGGGGAAGAAGCCCTGCTACCTGGTGGCCACGCCCATGAGGCGCACGAGAAATTCATGATCTGGGCCAGCCAGTACGACACTGCAGATGAGACCATGCGCAGCCTGAGACTGCACCGCCAGTGGCTCACCCGGTTCACAGTGCCTGTGGTGCATCTGGAAGGGGAGATGACCTACCAGGAACAGTTGCAGGAAATTGAGAAACAGCTTTCCAGGCGGTAA
- the coaD gene encoding pantetheine-phosphate adenylyltransferase — MKAVFPGSFDPITNGHMDVLSRACKLFPEVTLAVLQNPRKVSKHLFTIEERLEILRKATEHLPNVRVEAFGGLLVDYMRETKATVILRGLRAVSDYEYELQIAHLNRQMNPDVETVFIMAATRWSYVSSSMVKEIASYGSKEITKMVPPASAEALFRKFADLQ; from the coding sequence ATCAAAGCAGTGTTCCCGGGGTCGTTTGATCCCATCACCAACGGGCACATGGATGTGCTCTCCAGGGCATGCAAGCTCTTTCCAGAAGTGACCCTGGCCGTGTTGCAAAACCCCCGCAAGGTCTCAAAACACCTCTTCACCATTGAGGAGCGTCTGGAGATCCTGCGCAAAGCCACCGAACACCTGCCCAACGTGCGGGTGGAAGCGTTCGGAGGTCTGCTGGTGGATTACATGCGTGAAACAAAAGCCACCGTGATTCTGCGTGGCCTCCGGGCCGTGTCCGATTACGAGTACGAGTTGCAGATTGCCCACCTGAACCGCCAGATGAACCCGGATGTCGAGACCGTCTTCATCATGGCCGCCACCCGCTGGTCTTATGTCAGTTCCAGCATGGTCAAGGAAATCGCTTCTTACGGCTCAAAAGAAATCACCAAGATGGTCCCTCCTGCAAGTGCAGAGGCCCTGTTCAGGAAGTTTGCCGATCTCCAGTGA
- a CDS encoding RsmD family RNA methyltransferase produces MSNLRILGGSAKGRSLTVPATAVPTGAKVRKSLFDILAQHYEEGSAFLDLYAGSGAVGLEAASRGFQVTLVDNSKGAVSVMDKNARALNLRVKIHLGDAKYYLNRVGPQDVVFVDPPYPLDIPQIAQDVLEHVPLNDDGVVIVQHPDKTRLPEREGFTLDRREYGSNALSLYWKEN; encoded by the coding sequence GCCAAGGGCCGCAGCCTGACTGTGCCTGCCACTGCTGTTCCCACCGGAGCCAAAGTCCGCAAAAGCCTTTTTGACATCCTCGCACAGCATTACGAAGAAGGGAGTGCCTTTCTGGACCTGTATGCCGGGAGTGGGGCAGTGGGTCTGGAAGCGGCCAGCAGAGGCTTTCAGGTGACCCTGGTGGACAACAGCAAGGGGGCGGTCTCGGTGATGGACAAAAACGCCCGTGCCCTCAACCTGCGGGTCAAGATCCATCTGGGAGACGCGAAGTATTACCTGAACAGGGTGGGACCCCAGGATGTGGTTTTTGTTGATCCTCCGTATCCGCTGGACATTCCCCAGATTGCACAGGATGTGCTTGAACATGTTCCCCTGAACGACGATGGGGTGGTCATCGTGCAGCATCCAGACAAAACCCGTCTTCCAGAACGTGAGGGGTTCACCCTGGACCGCAGGGAGTACGGCAGCAACGCGCTGTCGTTGTACTGGAAAGAGAATTGA